A genomic region of Leptolyngbya sp. NIES-2104 contains the following coding sequences:
- a CDS encoding heavy metal translocating P-type ATPase, protein MVVATAGNSSVVTDTVVTIENVYYEIVHWMPGRFRIRIPRLAQNEEYGAKLKYLVESLNFVTEVRLNSIASSLIVEYRHESTAVGIATIQEKLFRSIQDAVSAKVDLALVAKEEKKSNNEIDWMERLGFPAAGLVLSVASMAGAPVPPLLIGGVVLVGAIPVFKRAWEAIQQDQQLTIDFLDGLAIALHTFQGHFFAPSFMLGLVEGGEAIRDMTARGSERASLDLLDCLSKTAFVIRDGQVVEIPTQDVIVGDHVVVYPGDQIPVDGVVLEGTGIIDQCKLTGESVPVTRSVGDEVFASTLLVDGTLTILSERVGNNTRAGVIVNLMQAAPVHDTRVENYAAAVANQAVLPTLLIGAGVGIFSGNLNRAVALLTLDFGTGIRVSVPTTILSVLTYAARNGVLIRSGRAIEILARIDTIVCDKTGTLTIGHAGVNDIDVMDDRFSKDEVLCFAASAEKGLTHPIAEAIVHHAKDTGVALKDCEEWEYKVGLGAMATIEGMNIIVGSPRFMKQENVSLDEYDIRYPDAKSGGQSLVYVATDGRLLGVIRYSDPPRPESKEVVKELKRMGITVHMLTGDVTRVAHSIAGNLGIEPKHVYAEAFPEKKVEVVKAVHDSGKTVGFCGDGINDSAALAYADVSISFAGATDIARETADVVLMEDDLRGLIMAIKCARQAMDIIWQNTAIVAVPNLGALVSGIFFALDPILAVVINNGTAILAELNGLRPLMGPGGEVMPPTHHISAAELAEEEKRLREMAEAFRQKSAPEPATPQEPATTTIDVVAASVIPQSNGSSTNGHHNGKTALVTEAVKSADSESAPSLPAPLAMLKQNALAQRLGIATQTITAKRSKPDFPQWSTAKDPEGIAWYYEPATKNFCTFATGKSMSDLQSQNREMSKV, encoded by the coding sequence ATGGTGGTTGCTACAGCAGGGAACTCATCGGTCGTAACGGATACAGTGGTCACGATCGAGAATGTGTATTACGAGATTGTTCATTGGATGCCGGGTCGATTCCGCATTCGGATTCCACGCCTCGCTCAAAATGAAGAATATGGAGCAAAACTGAAGTACCTGGTTGAATCGCTGAACTTTGTGACTGAGGTGCGGCTCAATTCGATCGCGAGTTCACTGATTGTGGAATATCGCCATGAATCGACCGCTGTTGGTATCGCAACGATTCAAGAAAAACTGTTTCGATCGATTCAAGATGCCGTTTCTGCAAAAGTCGATTTGGCGTTAGTTGCTAAAGAAGAAAAGAAATCGAATAACGAAATTGACTGGATGGAGCGGCTGGGATTCCCAGCAGCAGGATTAGTTCTGAGTGTTGCATCAATGGCAGGCGCACCCGTTCCACCTTTATTGATTGGGGGTGTTGTGCTAGTCGGTGCGATTCCTGTGTTTAAACGAGCGTGGGAAGCGATTCAACAAGACCAGCAATTAACGATCGACTTTCTCGATGGATTAGCGATCGCGCTGCATACCTTCCAAGGACATTTCTTTGCACCGTCCTTTATGTTGGGCTTAGTTGAAGGGGGCGAAGCGATTCGAGATATGACAGCACGCGGCAGTGAGCGAGCGTCTCTAGATTTGCTCGATTGCTTGAGTAAGACTGCCTTTGTAATTCGCGATGGGCAAGTTGTAGAAATTCCAACTCAAGATGTGATTGTCGGTGATCACGTTGTTGTTTATCCAGGCGACCAAATTCCAGTTGATGGTGTTGTCTTAGAGGGAACTGGCATCATTGATCAATGCAAACTGACGGGCGAATCAGTTCCGGTGACGCGCTCAGTAGGAGATGAAGTCTTCGCTTCGACCTTGTTAGTAGATGGCACATTAACCATTCTGTCAGAGCGTGTAGGCAACAATACCAGAGCAGGCGTGATTGTGAATCTGATGCAAGCGGCTCCGGTGCATGATACTAGAGTCGAAAACTATGCCGCAGCAGTTGCAAACCAGGCTGTACTCCCGACATTGCTCATCGGTGCAGGAGTGGGAATCTTTAGCGGTAACTTAAACCGAGCGGTTGCACTGTTGACGCTAGACTTTGGAACTGGAATTCGGGTTTCTGTTCCGACTACGATTTTATCAGTGTTGACTTATGCGGCTCGAAACGGGGTGCTGATTCGGAGTGGTCGAGCGATCGAAATTCTTGCTCGCATTGATACGATCGTTTGTGATAAGACCGGAACGCTCACGATCGGACATGCAGGAGTCAATGATATTGATGTCATGGACGATCGCTTTAGTAAAGATGAAGTGCTGTGTTTCGCGGCTTCGGCAGAAAAAGGGTTAACTCACCCGATCGCAGAAGCGATCGTGCATCACGCGAAAGATACGGGTGTCGCGCTCAAAGACTGCGAGGAGTGGGAATACAAAGTTGGATTGGGAGCAATGGCAACGATCGAGGGCATGAACATTATTGTGGGCAGCCCTCGTTTCATGAAACAAGAGAATGTCAGTTTGGATGAGTATGATATTCGCTATCCAGACGCGAAATCCGGCGGACAATCTCTGGTGTATGTTGCGACGGATGGCAGGCTCTTAGGAGTGATTCGCTATAGTGATCCGCCTCGTCCAGAAAGTAAAGAAGTGGTGAAAGAACTCAAGCGCATGGGTATCACCGTACACATGCTCACTGGAGACGTGACGCGGGTGGCTCATTCGATCGCTGGAAACCTCGGCATCGAACCCAAACACGTTTATGCAGAAGCTTTCCCCGAAAAGAAAGTGGAAGTCGTGAAAGCGGTACACGATAGCGGCAAGACGGTTGGATTCTGTGGAGATGGTATTAATGACTCAGCCGCTTTAGCGTATGCGGATGTCTCGATCTCCTTTGCAGGTGCGACGGATATTGCACGAGAAACGGCTGATGTGGTGCTGATGGAAGATGATTTGCGCGGCTTGATTATGGCGATTAAATGCGCTCGGCAAGCAATGGACATCATCTGGCAAAATACCGCGATCGTCGCTGTTCCGAACTTGGGAGCATTGGTCTCCGGTATCTTCTTCGCGCTCGATCCGATCTTGGCGGTGGTCATCAACAACGGAACTGCAATTCTGGCAGAACTCAATGGGTTACGTCCGTTAATGGGTCCAGGTGGCGAAGTCATGCCACCGACGCATCATATTAGTGCAGCGGAACTTGCGGAAGAGGAAAAACGGCTGCGGGAAATGGCAGAAGCGTTTCGCCAGAAGTCCGCGCCAGAACCTGCCACCCCTCAAGAACCTGCCACGACAACGATCGATGTTGTTGCTGCCAGTGTGATTCCTCAAAGCAATGGAAGCTCTACGAATGGTCATCATAATGGTAAAACCGCGCTCGTGACTGAAGCAGTAAAATCTGCGGATAGCGAGAGTGCTCCTAGTTTGCCTGCTCCCCTTGCAATGCTGAAACAAAATGCGTTAGCACAACGGCTTGGAATTGCGACTCAGACGATTACAGCAAAGCGATCGAAGCCTGATTTTCCTCAATGGAGTACTGCAAAAGATCCAGAAGGTATTGCTTGGTACTATGAACCCGCAACAAAGAACTTCTGTACGTTTGCAACTGGAAAGTCAATGTCCGATCTGCAAAGTCAGAACCGTGAGATGTCGAAAGTGTAG
- a CDS encoding universal stress protein has translation MFQKILAVVDQSHRSLLQRSISFSQCSGAKWSLLHLLKVQGEILFLFSDLERQKHWAGAELTDWNVWNDRERSLKRVRPKTKLKVAANVATLEPTVLNDQKFDRISTTDDLGQSIVEIAQWCKADLIVMSLSPTVCLDVARMAHCSVLIVKDEESMI, from the coding sequence ATGTTTCAGAAAATTTTAGCAGTGGTCGATCAGAGTCACCGATCGCTGCTGCAAAGATCAATTTCATTCTCACAGTGCAGTGGGGCGAAATGGTCGCTATTACATTTGCTGAAGGTGCAAGGTGAGATCCTGTTCTTGTTCTCTGATTTAGAGCGACAGAAACACTGGGCAGGAGCAGAGTTAACCGATTGGAATGTTTGGAACGATCGAGAGCGGAGTCTAAAGCGAGTTCGTCCCAAGACAAAGCTCAAAGTCGCGGCAAACGTTGCTACTTTAGAGCCAACGGTATTGAATGATCAGAAGTTCGATCGCATTTCGACGACGGATGATTTAGGACAGTCGATCGTCGAGATTGCTCAATGGTGCAAAGCAGATTTGATTGTGATGAGTCTGTCGCCAACGGTCTGTCTGGATGTCGCTCGAATGGCTCATTGTTCAGTGTTGATTGTTAAAGATGAAGAGTCGATGATTTGA
- the cax gene encoding calcium/proton exchanger: MTRIPNFIEAEEEALARIEWARTMSRKDRFLLQMLVFVPICLTLDWAQADPIIVFIFAGVSIIPLAAWIANFTEAIATVIGASFGGLLNATFGNATELIVSIVALQAGMLDVVKASLAGSIIANLLVGLGISFLLNGIWFRKKDIKVNLLKANVSRLNAGSLNLAVIFLLTPAAIQFTSRTLDVNLQHTRLSYVAAILLLVFYALMLFFSMKTHKYMFEQVEDAEPESYGGEGMQPMHFWTNVGLLLGTTIVLVFVSEALVANLQEAVRSLGLTDLFMGVIIIPLFGAAVEYITCGICAMKNKVDLAISVAIGSSLQIALFVAPVLVLAGWFMGQPMNLAFNTFSVLGVGIAVVMTNSVSTDGRHNWLEGVLLLMTYIMLGTAFYLHP, translated from the coding sequence ATGACTAGAATCCCCAATTTTATCGAAGCTGAAGAAGAGGCACTTGCTCGAATTGAGTGGGCAAGAACGATGTCTCGCAAAGATCGATTTTTACTGCAAATGTTAGTCTTTGTGCCCATCTGTCTGACGCTTGATTGGGCACAGGCTGATCCGATTATTGTGTTTATTTTTGCTGGAGTCTCGATCATTCCGTTAGCGGCTTGGATTGCAAATTTTACAGAAGCGATCGCGACTGTGATCGGGGCATCCTTTGGTGGATTGCTCAACGCGACTTTTGGCAACGCAACAGAGTTAATTGTCTCGATCGTTGCACTCCAAGCAGGAATGCTCGATGTTGTCAAAGCAAGCCTCGCTGGGTCAATTATCGCGAACTTACTGGTAGGGTTAGGAATCTCGTTTCTCTTAAATGGAATTTGGTTTCGCAAGAAAGACATCAAAGTGAATTTACTCAAGGCAAATGTTTCGCGACTGAATGCTGGGTCATTAAACCTTGCAGTGATTTTTCTACTTACTCCGGCTGCAATTCAATTTACTTCTAGAACATTAGATGTCAATCTTCAGCATACTCGCCTTTCTTATGTTGCTGCAATTCTACTGCTGGTCTTTTATGCTTTGATGCTGTTCTTCTCGATGAAGACGCATAAGTATATGTTCGAGCAGGTAGAAGATGCGGAGCCAGAAAGCTACGGAGGTGAAGGAATGCAGCCCATGCATTTCTGGACGAATGTAGGACTGTTGCTGGGAACAACGATCGTCTTAGTGTTTGTATCGGAAGCATTAGTGGCGAATTTGCAGGAAGCGGTTCGATCTCTAGGCTTAACGGATTTGTTTATGGGAGTGATCATTATTCCGTTGTTTGGTGCTGCGGTTGAGTATATCACCTGTGGAATTTGTGCAATGAAGAACAAGGTGGATTTAGCGATTTCGGTTGCGATCGGGTCAAGTTTGCAGATTGCTTTGTTCGTTGCTCCTGTGCTGGTGCTGGCAGGGTGGTTTATGGGGCAGCCAATGAATTTGGCGTTTAATACGTTCTCAGTTCTGGGTGTGGGAATTGCGGTGGTGATGACAAATTCAGTGAGTACGGATGGTCGGCATAATTGGTTAGAAGGCGTGTTGTTGCTGATGACTTATATTATGTTGGGGACTGCTTTTTACCTGCATCCTTAG
- a CDS encoding GNAT family N-acetyltransferase — MLIRLFRPEDADQIATLFHETVREVNVRDYSIAQVQAWSPDDLYFRDWAIVCTERFTYVAESEGRILGFGELEADGHIDCFYCHKDYQRCGIGRSVYQAIEFKAHEMNVDRLFTEASITAKPFFQSLGFTVIAEQEVSCRGETFINYRMEKRI; from the coding sequence ATGCTGATTCGATTATTTCGTCCTGAAGATGCCGATCAGATTGCGACGTTGTTTCACGAGACAGTTCGTGAAGTAAATGTTCGCGATTATTCGATCGCTCAAGTGCAAGCCTGGTCGCCAGATGATCTGTATTTTCGAGATTGGGCGATCGTGTGCACTGAGCGATTTACTTATGTCGCTGAGTCAGAAGGGCGAATTTTAGGATTCGGTGAGCTTGAAGCGGATGGACACATTGATTGTTTTTATTGTCATAAAGACTATCAGCGATGTGGAATTGGGCGATCGGTCTATCAAGCGATCGAGTTCAAAGCGCATGAAATGAATGTCGATCGATTGTTTACCGAAGCTAGTATTACAGCAAAGCCCTTTTTCCAATCATTAGGATTTACGGTAATTGCAGAGCAAGAAGTTTCTTGTCGAGGTGAAACTTTCATTAACTATCGAATGGAAAAACGGATTTGA
- a CDS encoding photosystem I reaction center protein subunit XI: protein MADELIKPYNGDPFIGHLSTPISDSAFTRAFIGNLPAYRKGLSPLLRGLEIGMAHGYFLVGPWTLLGPLRDSDQAAVGGLISAVALILIATACLSIYGLATFQDDDSSSNSLQSSGGWSQFAGGFFVGATGGAFVAYLLIANFSIVDKIFTGAFN, encoded by the coding sequence ATGGCTGACGAGCTTATTAAACCGTACAACGGCGATCCGTTTATCGGACATCTCTCGACCCCTATCAGTGATTCTGCCTTTACCCGCGCCTTTATTGGCAACCTGCCCGCATACCGCAAAGGACTCTCTCCTCTGCTGCGCGGATTGGAAATCGGGATGGCACATGGTTACTTTTTAGTCGGTCCTTGGACATTACTCGGACCCTTACGCGACTCCGATCAAGCCGCTGTCGGTGGGTTGATTTCTGCTGTCGCACTCATTCTCATTGCTACCGCTTGCTTGTCAATCTATGGCTTGGCGACATTCCAAGATGACGATTCTTCCTCGAATTCGCTGCAATCGTCTGGCGGTTGGAGCCAGTTCGCAGGCGGCTTCTTCGTGGGTGCGACGGGTGGCGCATTCGTGGCGTATCTGTTGATCGCGAATTTCTCGATCGTAGACAAGATCTTCACGGGTGCATTCAACTAA
- a CDS encoding ATP-binding protein, translating into MSIDSPDFIALSDRNYQILLEAIPDLMLRLSREGVCLDFRLPRSFRACGAEIAWQGKFLWEFMPPDLAHLRMQYVERAIVTNEVQMYEQELDFDGEVQYEEVRVIRCNDQEALVIIRDISDRKYAEHALRQSESRFQKLAANVPGMLYQFRLTPDGIASFPFVSAFAQELWELEPQVIYENGNLPSDQVHPDDRESFEASIRNSAETLQPWSWIGRIITPSGRLKWIQAQSRPELQTDGATLWDGLLVDVSDRKANEEALRQSETRLRQQAIELEIALQELQRTQAQLIHTEKMSSLGQLVAGIAHEINNPISFIYGNLTHASTYIADITALLDLYQKHYPDPHSEVQQLIEDMDLDFVFKDLTNLFESMRTGAERIREIVLSLRTFSRLDEAECKTVSIQDGIESTLTILQNRLNQRETIKLVKHYAQIPEIECFAGSLNQVFLQIITNAIDSLEFAMKDNQWLANCWIGGQQQPMIQLYTEQLDSQWIRIRIVDNGVGMSEAVQARMFDPFFTTKPIGKGTGMGLATSYQIVIEQHKGRLTCRSAPRRGAEFAIDLPIRQGSEKVVSHPSQ; encoded by the coding sequence ATGAGTATTGACAGCCCGGATTTTATTGCGCTAAGCGATCGCAATTATCAGATCTTGCTCGAAGCGATTCCTGATTTGATGTTGCGGTTGAGCCGTGAAGGAGTGTGTCTCGATTTTCGCCTACCGCGATCGTTTCGGGCGTGTGGTGCTGAAATTGCCTGGCAGGGCAAATTCCTTTGGGAATTCATGCCGCCAGACTTGGCGCATTTGCGAATGCAATATGTCGAACGAGCGATCGTCACGAATGAAGTGCAAATGTATGAGCAGGAACTCGACTTCGATGGTGAGGTGCAATACGAAGAAGTGCGCGTGATTCGCTGCAATGATCAAGAAGCACTAGTGATTATTCGTGACATTAGCGATCGAAAATACGCAGAACACGCATTACGGCAGAGTGAATCTCGCTTTCAGAAACTTGCGGCAAATGTACCTGGAATGCTTTATCAATTTCGGCTCACCCCTGATGGTATAGCCTCGTTTCCGTTTGTCAGTGCGTTTGCTCAAGAATTGTGGGAACTAGAACCGCAGGTCATTTATGAGAACGGAAATTTACCTTCTGATCAAGTTCATCCAGACGATCGTGAATCATTTGAAGCATCCATTCGTAACTCGGCTGAGACGCTGCAACCTTGGAGTTGGATAGGGCGAATTATTACTCCTTCTGGCAGGCTGAAATGGATTCAAGCCCAGTCGCGCCCAGAATTACAGACCGATGGAGCGACGCTCTGGGATGGACTTCTGGTAGATGTGAGCGATCGTAAAGCGAACGAAGAAGCATTGCGGCAATCCGAAACCCGACTGAGGCAACAAGCGATCGAGTTAGAAATCGCATTGCAAGAACTACAACGCACTCAAGCGCAACTCATTCACACTGAGAAAATGTCTTCGCTCGGTCAATTGGTCGCGGGAATTGCTCATGAGATTAACAATCCAATTAGCTTTATCTACGGTAATCTCACTCATGCCAGCACTTACATCGCAGACATTACAGCGCTCTTAGATTTGTATCAGAAACACTATCCTGATCCGCATTCAGAGGTGCAGCAATTGATCGAGGACATGGATCTCGATTTTGTGTTCAAGGATTTGACGAATTTGTTTGAGTCGATGCGAACGGGTGCAGAACGAATTCGAGAGATTGTATTATCGCTGCGGACTTTTTCTCGACTCGATGAAGCAGAATGCAAAACCGTGAGCATTCAGGATGGAATCGAAAGCACGTTAACGATTTTGCAAAATCGACTGAATCAAAGAGAGACCATTAAATTGGTCAAGCACTATGCTCAGATTCCTGAAATTGAGTGTTTTGCGGGATCACTGAATCAAGTGTTCTTGCAAATCATTACAAATGCGATCGACAGTTTAGAATTTGCGATGAAAGACAATCAGTGGCTGGCAAATTGTTGGATTGGGGGACAGCAGCAACCGATGATCCAACTTTATACGGAGCAACTTGACTCACAATGGATTCGGATTCGCATTGTCGATAATGGGGTGGGCATGTCTGAAGCGGTGCAAGCTCGAATGTTTGACCCATTTTTTACCACCAAGCCGATCGGGAAAGGAACGGGCATGGGATTGGCAACGAGCTATCAGATTGTGATCGAGCAACACAAGGGGCGATTAACTTGTCGATCGGCTCCGAGACGTGGGGCAGAATTCGCGATCGATCTTCCGATTCGGCAGGGGTCAGAGAAAGTTGTATCGCATCCTTCCCAATAG
- a CDS encoding DUF4912 domain-containing protein, which produces MLPNQKSSALGFAVLLTTVATVKPLDSIFVPSLLAQATPFPLPTSVPAGTTVQIDGSSSMAAINQALEQRFESQFSGSNINLNYSGTPTGLQAVRDGKADLAAIGRPLTQAERDQGLVPVSMGRGKIALIVSPENPFQGSITVPQFVRIVRGEITDWSELGGAPGKIRFVDRPDLSDTRAAFRNYSVFIQTPYEIGTTATRAGEDSTQAVAQQLGKDGLSFAPANQVLNQPNLRIVPMHNTLPTDPRYPFSQPFYYVHKADPSPGAAAFLGYAASESGQKIAQATETDPASLALNPATLLAAGSAGAASLNAGAGAGSSPSPTATASPGATGTASSGAVPEGSQAVAPNTSGQNDGGIPGWLWWLLPIGIGALLLGWWLRRRSTPTAEPPVAPPPPPTTVTPPPPPPLMNPTESDGTLASRTGSVINSDRQSIAEVQPPTIPPAAVLGAAGLAGAGALIGSGQTQPPETDLPPVEVPPTEIQPVETEILPVEATLPPVEPPIAEESIPVPDRPLVEIREMPPIETPTAQIEPPEAPPELDLPNGAILGAAGLGIAGTAAWMNRTRSSASPQTDLPESEPLSSLDAIEPLDEVEDAPLDQPPIELDVDDSPTVVDELVPVTDTNYTQLDLDTELQTPTIETGESAIVETPNSTQGVIPGIAAIGGTALGVAGLSALGNSEETTIESQTSEPELDTPTTIQSDSDPTLIDLSSELPLIESSSDPTLAESVEPISESVEDPNLIQGAIPGLAAMGGAAALGIAGMAATENDQSEIVENTSEPAIREPELSEIDAGTDLETAEFPEIISEEPDTIAEEPPIVSEVSEPNIVEAALPGMATVGGLGIAAGLMSDRENTTQTNVEAARFDVGQTDLSSETLASVDGGLPDLPNGYGDSRIVLMPRDPQWAYAYWDIPNEHKSEVRSQGGQSLVLRLYDVTDIDLERQSPHSLQQLECDELARDWYLPIPVSDRDYLIEIGYITGDGRWLRLARSLPVRVPPVYPSGWEDDQFLTIDWETELQGQTFFTLESPSDTELVSAPNGMYDRIFDLSQGTELQRIAGSIFGSMQQIPLQSVSSYVFPSGAGLWALPTVSGMSGVGMSGVGLFSGGVVPVRPRKFWLVADAELIVYGATEPDATVTIAGETIPLSPDGTFRFQLSFQDGLLDYPILAVAKDGEQTRSIHLKFTRETPSRNTNTKDEALDEWQS; this is translated from the coding sequence ATGTTGCCAAATCAAAAATCGTCTGCGCTCGGCTTTGCGGTATTGCTTACCACTGTTGCAACTGTAAAACCCCTCGACTCGATCTTTGTTCCATCCCTTTTGGCTCAAGCCACGCCGTTTCCACTCCCGACCTCTGTCCCCGCTGGCACGACAGTGCAAATCGACGGGTCAAGTAGTATGGCAGCGATTAACCAAGCCCTCGAACAGCGGTTTGAAAGTCAGTTTTCTGGCAGCAATATCAATCTCAATTATTCCGGTACGCCCACAGGACTCCAAGCCGTTCGCGATGGCAAAGCCGATCTCGCCGCGATCGGGCGACCTCTGACGCAAGCCGAACGCGATCAAGGACTCGTTCCCGTCTCAATGGGACGCGGCAAAATCGCCCTGATTGTCAGCCCAGAGAATCCCTTTCAAGGTAGTATTACCGTTCCGCAATTCGTCCGCATCGTGCGGGGAGAAATTACCGATTGGTCAGAACTCGGAGGAGCGCCTGGAAAAATTCGGTTTGTCGATCGACCTGATCTAAGCGATACCCGCGCCGCCTTTCGCAACTATTCTGTTTTTATTCAAACGCCGTACGAAATCGGCACGACTGCGACGAGAGCCGGAGAAGATAGCACTCAAGCGGTTGCCCAACAACTCGGAAAAGACGGACTCAGTTTCGCGCCTGCCAATCAGGTGTTGAATCAACCGAATTTGCGGATCGTGCCGATGCACAACACGTTACCGACTGATCCGCGCTATCCCTTCTCGCAACCGTTCTACTACGTTCACAAAGCCGACCCATCTCCGGGTGCTGCAGCATTTTTAGGATACGCCGCCTCAGAATCTGGACAGAAAATTGCTCAAGCAACAGAGACTGATCCCGCTTCGTTAGCTCTAAATCCAGCGACTCTCCTCGCGGCTGGCAGTGCTGGAGCCGCATCACTCAATGCTGGGGCAGGTGCTGGATCGTCCCCCTCCCCTACTGCCACCGCTTCTCCCGGCGCAACGGGCACAGCTTCCTCTGGTGCGGTTCCTGAAGGATCACAGGCAGTCGCCCCCAATACAAGCGGACAAAACGATGGCGGGATTCCAGGCTGGCTCTGGTGGCTACTCCCGATCGGAATCGGTGCATTGCTGCTCGGCTGGTGGCTGCGTCGAAGATCCACGCCTACCGCAGAACCGCCCGTCGCCCCTCCGCCGCCTCCTACCACTGTTACACCGCCACCGCCTCCCCCTTTGATGAATCCCACCGAATCCGATGGCACTTTGGCATCGCGAACAGGTTCGGTGATTAATTCTGATCGACAATCGATCGCAGAAGTGCAACCACCGACGATTCCACCTGCGGCTGTGCTCGGTGCTGCTGGATTAGCAGGAGCGGGAGCACTCATTGGATCAGGACAAACTCAGCCCCCCGAAACCGACCTTCCACCTGTTGAAGTGCCTCCAACAGAAATTCAACCAGTCGAAACGGAGATCTTGCCTGTTGAAGCGACACTTCCACCTGTGGAACCTCCGATCGCTGAAGAATCGATTCCAGTCCCCGATCGTCCTTTGGTCGAAATTCGAGAAATGCCGCCGATCGAGACTCCCACGGCTCAGATCGAGCCACCGGAAGCCCCGCCCGAACTCGATTTACCCAATGGAGCGATTCTCGGAGCCGCTGGACTGGGAATCGCTGGAACCGCGGCTTGGATGAATCGGACACGATCGAGCGCTTCACCTCAAACCGATTTGCCAGAATCAGAACCGTTATCGTCACTCGATGCGATCGAGCCATTGGATGAAGTCGAAGATGCGCCCCTCGATCAACCCCCGATCGAACTTGATGTCGATGATTCGCCTACAGTCGTCGATGAACTTGTACCAGTCACAGATACAAACTACACTCAACTCGATTTAGATACTGAACTGCAAACGCCTACGATCGAGACAGGTGAAAGTGCGATCGTTGAGACTCCGAATTCTACTCAAGGTGTTATTCCAGGAATTGCAGCGATCGGAGGAACAGCCCTGGGAGTCGCAGGACTTTCAGCACTCGGTAACTCAGAAGAAACAACGATCGAGTCTCAAACTTCTGAACCTGAGTTAGACACACCGACTACGATTCAATCAGATTCAGATCCAACGCTAATCGACCTGAGTTCAGAACTACCCCTGATCGAATCGAGTTCCGATCCGACTCTGGCTGAATCCGTTGAACCCATTTCAGAATCAGTTGAAGATCCAAACTTGATTCAAGGTGCGATTCCAGGACTTGCAGCAATGGGAGGAGCGGCAGCACTCGGAATCGCAGGAATGGCAGCCACTGAAAACGATCAGTCTGAGATTGTAGAAAACACTTCTGAACCTGCAATTCGCGAACCAGAACTGTCCGAAATCGATGCGGGAACTGATTTAGAAACTGCCGAATTTCCAGAGATTATCTCAGAAGAACCTGACACGATCGCAGAAGAACCGCCAATCGTTTCAGAGGTTTCCGAACCCAATATCGTCGAGGCGGCACTCCCAGGAATGGCGACAGTGGGAGGATTGGGAATTGCTGCGGGATTAATGAGCGATCGAGAAAATACCACGCAAACGAATGTAGAAGCCGCTCGATTCGATGTTGGACAAACCGATTTATCGAGTGAAACGTTAGCTTCAGTCGATGGAGGCTTGCCTGATTTACCGAATGGCTACGGTGACAGTCGAATTGTTTTGATGCCGCGTGATCCACAGTGGGCATATGCGTATTGGGACATTCCGAACGAGCACAAGTCTGAAGTGAGAAGCCAAGGCGGACAATCGCTCGTTTTACGGCTGTATGATGTTACCGATATCGATTTAGAGCGTCAAAGTCCTCACAGTTTGCAGCAGCTTGAATGTGATGAACTGGCACGAGATTGGTATCTACCGATTCCGGTCAGCGATCGCGATTATCTCATCGAAATCGGTTACATCACCGGAGACGGACGCTGGTTGAGGTTAGCGCGATCGCTGCCTGTCCGAGTTCCGCCTGTATATCCGTCTGGTTGGGAAGATGATCAATTTTTAACGATCGACTGGGAAACCGAATTACAGGGTCAAACCTTCTTCACATTAGAATCACCAAGTGATACAGAACTGGTTTCTGCCCCGAATGGAATGTATGATCGAATTTTCGACTTGTCTCAGGGTACAGAACTTCAGCGAATTGCTGGATCGATCTTTGGCTCAATGCAGCAAATTCCGCTTCAGTCGGTTAGCTCCTATGTGTTTCCGTCTGGAGCCGGACTGTGGGCACTGCCGACCGTTTCTGGCATGTCCGGTGTGGGAATGTCTGGAGTCGGACTTTTCTCCGGGGGAGTTGTTCCAGTTCGTCCTCGGAAATTCTGGTTGGTTGCCGATGCGGAACTGATTGTGTATGGTGCAACTGAACCGGATGCCACAGTCACGATCGCAGGTGAAACCATTCCGCTCAGTCCAGACGGCACCTTCCGATTCCAATTGTCCTTCCAAGATGGTTTACTAGATTATCCGATCTTGGCAGTGGCAAAAGATGGCGAACAAACGCGATCGATTCATCTGAAGTTCACCCGCGAGACTCCGAGCCGAAACACCAACACCAAAGACGAAGCCCTCGACGAGTGGCAATCCTAA